Proteins encoded together in one Cicer arietinum cultivar CDC Frontier isolate Library 1 chromosome 4, Cicar.CDCFrontier_v2.0, whole genome shotgun sequence window:
- the LOC101506083 gene encoding pumilio homolog 4 isoform X2, whose amino-acid sequence MANGSNVDAQTLEESLQHLPNRTIEDTLQSELGRILQEQRNQQYTNRDRGYDIYRSGSAPPTVEGSLSAYGSLRNSDFRGNNSVRSNNNGFLTEDEIRSHPAYLSYYYSHESINPRLPPPLLSKEDWRVAQRFQVGGSSSIEGFGDWRKNATPNGDSSSLFSMQPGFSVQQAENDLMELRKASGRNLSRQSSTQLLDRHMDGLARMSGTGLGGRRTCFSDILQDGLDQPALSSNMSRPASHNAFGDIRDSTGIVGRESLEGLRSSASTPGLIGLQNHGVNVSHSFSSAVGSSLSRSTTPESHVIGRPVGSAVPLMGSNVFSAEKSGIGMGNHNGHTSNMTDLSEMVSSLSGLNLSGARRAEQDSLLKSKMQLEVDSHANVLLSTPNNVNLPKHNELATDLNTFSLNERVNLLKKTASFASLRSNVHSSGNITSLPSIDFTSQVPGAYPANTKLNNMYNNHIETALRGRRDGQNLDALGNQVGSEFNSTTMDPRIIQCLQQSSGYSMHGMSSSGDPFQMRNFSDASHGDLEGLQKAYLETLLSQQKQQYELPLLSKSGLLNQGFFGSQPYGLVMPHPGKQIANSSLPSLGSGNPLFDNERLSRINTMVRSSMGGSGSTWHADIANNMETRFASSLLDEFKNNKAKPFELSDITDHVVQFSTDQYGSRFIQQKLETAPVEEKTKIFPEIVPHARALMTDVFGNYVIQKFFEHGTDSQRKELASQLTGHVLPLSLQMYGCRVIQKALEVVDVDQQSQMVSELSGAIMKCVRDQNGNHVIQKCIECVPQDRIQFIVSSFYGQVVALSTHPYGCRVIQRVLEHCDDLSTQEIIMEEIMQAVCTLAQDQYGNYVIQHILQHGKPHERTVVISKLAGQIVKMSQQKFASNVIEKCLAFGSSEERQILVNEMLGTSDENEPLQCCMNDDATCNMQAMMKDPFGNYVVQKVLETCDDQSLELILSRIKVHLNALKRYTYGKHIVSRVEKLITTGERRIGLLA is encoded by the exons ATGGCAAATGGGAGTAATGTGGATGCTCAAACTTTGGAGGAGAGTTTGCAGCATTTGCCAAATAGGACTATTGAAGACACCTTGCAGAGTGAGCTGGGAAGGATACTGCAAGAGCAGCGTAATCAGCAGTATACCAATCGAGATCGTGGTTATGATATTTATAGGAGTGGAAGTGCACCTCCAACAGTGGAGGGATCATTAAGTGCTTATGGTAGTCTGAGGAACTCTGATTTCAGAGGGAATAATAGTGTGAGGAGTAATAATAATGGATTTCTGACTGAAGATGAGATTCGATCACATCCGGCCTATCTTTCGTATTATTATTCACATGAGAGCATTAATCCCAGGTTGCCGCCACCATTGTTGTCAAAAGAAGATTGGCGTGTTGCACAAAGGTTTCAAGTTGGCGGGTCTTCTTCAATTGAGGGATTTGGAGACTGGAGGAAGAATGCGACCCCGAATGGCGATAGTTCATCACTATTTTCAATGCAACCAGGATTTTCAGTACAGCAGGCAGAAAATGATTTGATGGAACTGAGGAAAGCCAGTGGACGGAATCTCTCTAGGCAGAGTTCAACTCAGCTACTCGATAGACATATGGATGGTTTGGCAAGAATGTCAGGAACTGGTCTTGGTGGGAGGAGGACGTGTTTTTCTGACATTCTGCAG GATGGACTTGATCAACCTGCTTTGTCTAGCAATATGTCACGTCCAGCAAGTCACAATGCATTTGGTGATATAAGGGACTCAACTGGCATTGTTGGTCGCGAGTCCTTGGAAGGGTTGCGTTCATCAGCCTCTACCCCAGGTTTGATTGGACTTCAAAACCATGGTGTAAATGTTTCTCACAGTTTTTCATCTGCTGTGGGTTCTTCTCTGTCAAGGTCGACGACTCCTGAATCACATGTTATTGGGAGACCAGTTGGATCTGCTGTTCCTCTAATGGGTAGCAATGTGTTCTCTGCTGAGAAAAGTGGTATTGGCATGGGTAACCACAATGGTCACACTTCCAATATGACCGATCTTTCTGAGATGGTGTCCTCTTTATCAGGGTTAAATTTATCAGGTGCTAGACGTGCAGAGCAAGATAGTCTTTTGAAATCTAAGATGCAGTTGGAAGTTGATAGTCATGCTAATGTTCTGTTAAGCACGCCGAACAATGTTAATTTACCCAAACATAACGAGCTTGCAACAGACCTTAACACATTTAGTTTGAACGAGCGAGTCAATCTACTGAAAAAAACTGCTTCTTTTGCTAGTCTCCGTTCAAATGTGCATTCTTCTGGAAATATAACAAGTTTGCCAAGTATAGACTTCACTAGCCAAGTTCCTGGTGCATATCCTGCAAACACAAAATTGAATAATATGTACAATAATCATATTGAGACAG CTTTGAGGGGTCGCAGAGATGGACAAAATTTAGATGCTCTAGGAAATCAAGTTGGTTCTGAATTCAATTCCACAACTATGGATCCACGCATCATCCAATGTTTGCAGCAAAGTTCTGGTTACTCCATGCATGGAATGAGTAGTTCTGGTGATCCATTTCAAATGAGAAATTTCTCTGATGCTTCACATGGAGACTTAGAGGGACTTCAGAAAGCATATCTCGAGACACTTCTTAGTCAACAAAAGCAACAGTATGAGCTCCCACTGCTGAGCAAATCTGGGCTTCTTAATCAAGGTTTCTTTGGGAGTCAGCCATATGGTCTTGTAATGCCACATCCAGGAAAGCAGATAGCCAATTCCTCGCTTCCTTCTCTTGGATCTGGAAATCCACTGTTTGATAATGAACGTTTATCTCGCATAAATACTATGGTGAGAAGTTCAATGGGAGGTTCTGGCAGCACATGGCATGCTGATATTGCCAATAACATGGAGACCAGGTTTGCTTCATCCTTGCTGGATGAATTCAAGAACAACAAAGCCAAACCATTTGAACTTTCAGATATTACAGATCATGTAGTACAGTTCAG TACTGATCAGTACGGTAGCCGCTTTATTCAGCAGAAATTAGAAACAGCTCCTGTAGAAGAGAAGACCAAGATATTTCCTGAGATTGTTCCTCATGCTCGTGCTTTGATGACTGATGTCTTTGGCAATTATGTCATACAGAAA TTTTTTGAGCACGGTACAGATAGTCAAAGAAAGGAATTGGCCAGTCAACTTACAGGTCATGTTTTACCTCTTAGTCTGCAAATGTATGGTTGCAGAGTGATTCAGAAG GCCTTGGAGGTGGTTGATGTTGATCAGCAGAGTCAAATGGTGTCGGAGCTCAGTGGTGCAATAATGAAATGTGTACGTGACCAAAATGGAAACCATGTTATTCAGAAGTGTATAGAGTGTGTCCCTCAAGATAGAATTCAGTTTATCGTCTCATCTTTTTATGGGCAAGTTGTTGCGCTTTCTACCCACCCTTATGGGTGCAGAGTTATTCAG AGGGTTCTAGAACATTGTGATGATCTAAGTACCCAAGAAATTATCATGGAAGAAATCATGCAAGCTGTCTGCACTTTAGCACAGGATCAATATGGAAATTATGTCATTCAG CACATCCTCCAACATGGTAAACCACATGAACGGACTGTTGTTATCAGCAAGCTTGCTGGGCAAATTGTTAAGATGAGCCAGCAAAAATTTGCTTCCAATGTCATCGAGAAATGCTTGGCTTTTGGCAGTTCTGAAGAACGTCAGATTTTGGTGAATGAAATGCTTGGTACCTCTGATGAGAATGAGCCTTTACAG TGTTGCATGAACGATGATGCAACATGCAATATGCAGGCTATGATGAAAGACCCTTTTGGAAATTATGTTGTGCAAAAGGTTCTCGAGACTTGTGATGATCAAAGTCTTGAGCTGATCCTTTCTCGCATCAAGGTCCACTTAAATGCCCTGAAGCGATATACTTACGGAAAACATATAGTTTCTCGTGTAGAGAAGCTGATAACCACTGGAG AAAGGCGCATAGGGTTGTTGGCCTAA
- the LOC101506083 gene encoding pumilio homolog 4 isoform X3, which produces MANGSNVDAQTLEESLQHLPNRTIEDTLQSELGRILQEQRNQQYTNRDRGYDIYRSGSAPPTVEGSLSAYGSLRNSDFRGNNSVRSNNNGFLTEDEIRSHPAYLSYYYSHESINPRLPPPLLSKEDWRVAQRFQVGGSSSIEGFGDWRKNATPNGDSSSLFSMQPGFSVQQAENDLMELRKASGRNLSRQSSTQLLDRHMDGLARMSGTGLGGRRTCFSDILQQDGLDQPALSSNMSRPASHNAFGDIRDSTGIVGRESLEGLRSSASTPGLIGLQNHGVNVSHSFSSAVGSSLSRSTTPESHVIGRPVGSAVPLMGSNVFSAEKSGIGMGNHNGHTSNMTDLSEMVSSLSGLNLSGARRAEQDSLLKSKMQLEVDSHANVLLSTPNNVNLPKHNELATDLNTFSLNERVNLLKKTASFASLRSNVHSSGNITSLPSIDFTSQVPGAYPANTKLNNMYNNHIETALRGRRDGQNLDALGNQVGSEFNSTTMDPRIIQCLQQSSGYSMHGMSSSGDPFQMRNFSDASHGDLEGLQKAYLETLLSQQKQQYELPLLSKSGLLNQGFFGSQPYGLVMPHPGKQIANSSLPSLGSGNPLFDNERLSRINTMVRSSMGGSGSTWHADIANNMETRFASSLLDEFKNNKAKPFELSDITDHVVQFSTDQYGSRFIQQKLETAPVEEKTKIFPEIVPHARALMTDVFGNYVIQKFFEHGTDSQRKELASQLTGHVLPLSLQMYGCRVIQKALEVVDVDQQSQMVSELSGAIMKCVRDQNGNHVIQKCIECVPQDRIQFIVSSFYGQVVALSTHPYGCRVIQRVLEHCDDLSTQEIIMEEIMQAVCTLAQDQYGNYVIQHILQHGKPHERTVVISKLAGQIVKMSQQKFASNVIEKCLAFGSSEERQILVNEMLGTSDENEPLQAMMKDPFGNYVVQKVLETCDDQSLELILSRIKVHLNALKRYTYGKHIVSRVEKLITTGERRIGLLA; this is translated from the exons ATGGCAAATGGGAGTAATGTGGATGCTCAAACTTTGGAGGAGAGTTTGCAGCATTTGCCAAATAGGACTATTGAAGACACCTTGCAGAGTGAGCTGGGAAGGATACTGCAAGAGCAGCGTAATCAGCAGTATACCAATCGAGATCGTGGTTATGATATTTATAGGAGTGGAAGTGCACCTCCAACAGTGGAGGGATCATTAAGTGCTTATGGTAGTCTGAGGAACTCTGATTTCAGAGGGAATAATAGTGTGAGGAGTAATAATAATGGATTTCTGACTGAAGATGAGATTCGATCACATCCGGCCTATCTTTCGTATTATTATTCACATGAGAGCATTAATCCCAGGTTGCCGCCACCATTGTTGTCAAAAGAAGATTGGCGTGTTGCACAAAGGTTTCAAGTTGGCGGGTCTTCTTCAATTGAGGGATTTGGAGACTGGAGGAAGAATGCGACCCCGAATGGCGATAGTTCATCACTATTTTCAATGCAACCAGGATTTTCAGTACAGCAGGCAGAAAATGATTTGATGGAACTGAGGAAAGCCAGTGGACGGAATCTCTCTAGGCAGAGTTCAACTCAGCTACTCGATAGACATATGGATGGTTTGGCAAGAATGTCAGGAACTGGTCTTGGTGGGAGGAGGACGTGTTTTTCTGACATTCTGCAG CAGGATGGACTTGATCAACCTGCTTTGTCTAGCAATATGTCACGTCCAGCAAGTCACAATGCATTTGGTGATATAAGGGACTCAACTGGCATTGTTGGTCGCGAGTCCTTGGAAGGGTTGCGTTCATCAGCCTCTACCCCAGGTTTGATTGGACTTCAAAACCATGGTGTAAATGTTTCTCACAGTTTTTCATCTGCTGTGGGTTCTTCTCTGTCAAGGTCGACGACTCCTGAATCACATGTTATTGGGAGACCAGTTGGATCTGCTGTTCCTCTAATGGGTAGCAATGTGTTCTCTGCTGAGAAAAGTGGTATTGGCATGGGTAACCACAATGGTCACACTTCCAATATGACCGATCTTTCTGAGATGGTGTCCTCTTTATCAGGGTTAAATTTATCAGGTGCTAGACGTGCAGAGCAAGATAGTCTTTTGAAATCTAAGATGCAGTTGGAAGTTGATAGTCATGCTAATGTTCTGTTAAGCACGCCGAACAATGTTAATTTACCCAAACATAACGAGCTTGCAACAGACCTTAACACATTTAGTTTGAACGAGCGAGTCAATCTACTGAAAAAAACTGCTTCTTTTGCTAGTCTCCGTTCAAATGTGCATTCTTCTGGAAATATAACAAGTTTGCCAAGTATAGACTTCACTAGCCAAGTTCCTGGTGCATATCCTGCAAACACAAAATTGAATAATATGTACAATAATCATATTGAGACAG CTTTGAGGGGTCGCAGAGATGGACAAAATTTAGATGCTCTAGGAAATCAAGTTGGTTCTGAATTCAATTCCACAACTATGGATCCACGCATCATCCAATGTTTGCAGCAAAGTTCTGGTTACTCCATGCATGGAATGAGTAGTTCTGGTGATCCATTTCAAATGAGAAATTTCTCTGATGCTTCACATGGAGACTTAGAGGGACTTCAGAAAGCATATCTCGAGACACTTCTTAGTCAACAAAAGCAACAGTATGAGCTCCCACTGCTGAGCAAATCTGGGCTTCTTAATCAAGGTTTCTTTGGGAGTCAGCCATATGGTCTTGTAATGCCACATCCAGGAAAGCAGATAGCCAATTCCTCGCTTCCTTCTCTTGGATCTGGAAATCCACTGTTTGATAATGAACGTTTATCTCGCATAAATACTATGGTGAGAAGTTCAATGGGAGGTTCTGGCAGCACATGGCATGCTGATATTGCCAATAACATGGAGACCAGGTTTGCTTCATCCTTGCTGGATGAATTCAAGAACAACAAAGCCAAACCATTTGAACTTTCAGATATTACAGATCATGTAGTACAGTTCAG TACTGATCAGTACGGTAGCCGCTTTATTCAGCAGAAATTAGAAACAGCTCCTGTAGAAGAGAAGACCAAGATATTTCCTGAGATTGTTCCTCATGCTCGTGCTTTGATGACTGATGTCTTTGGCAATTATGTCATACAGAAA TTTTTTGAGCACGGTACAGATAGTCAAAGAAAGGAATTGGCCAGTCAACTTACAGGTCATGTTTTACCTCTTAGTCTGCAAATGTATGGTTGCAGAGTGATTCAGAAG GCCTTGGAGGTGGTTGATGTTGATCAGCAGAGTCAAATGGTGTCGGAGCTCAGTGGTGCAATAATGAAATGTGTACGTGACCAAAATGGAAACCATGTTATTCAGAAGTGTATAGAGTGTGTCCCTCAAGATAGAATTCAGTTTATCGTCTCATCTTTTTATGGGCAAGTTGTTGCGCTTTCTACCCACCCTTATGGGTGCAGAGTTATTCAG AGGGTTCTAGAACATTGTGATGATCTAAGTACCCAAGAAATTATCATGGAAGAAATCATGCAAGCTGTCTGCACTTTAGCACAGGATCAATATGGAAATTATGTCATTCAG CACATCCTCCAACATGGTAAACCACATGAACGGACTGTTGTTATCAGCAAGCTTGCTGGGCAAATTGTTAAGATGAGCCAGCAAAAATTTGCTTCCAATGTCATCGAGAAATGCTTGGCTTTTGGCAGTTCTGAAGAACGTCAGATTTTGGTGAATGAAATGCTTGGTACCTCTGATGAGAATGAGCCTTTACAG GCTATGATGAAAGACCCTTTTGGAAATTATGTTGTGCAAAAGGTTCTCGAGACTTGTGATGATCAAAGTCTTGAGCTGATCCTTTCTCGCATCAAGGTCCACTTAAATGCCCTGAAGCGATATACTTACGGAAAACATATAGTTTCTCGTGTAGAGAAGCTGATAACCACTGGAG AAAGGCGCATAGGGTTGTTGGCCTAA
- the LOC101506083 gene encoding pumilio homolog 4 isoform X4 — translation MANGSNVDAQTLEESLQHLPNRTIEDTLQSELGRILQEQRNQQYTNRDRGYDIYRSGSAPPTVEGSLSAYGSLRNSDFRGNNSVRSNNNGFLTEDEIRSHPAYLSYYYSHESINPRLPPPLLSKEDWRVAQRFQVGGSSSIEGFGDWRKNATPNGDSSSLFSMQPGFSVQQAENDLMELRKASGRNLSRQSSTQLLDRHMDGLARMSGTGLGGRRTCFSDILQDGLDQPALSSNMSRPASHNAFGDIRDSTGIVGRESLEGLRSSASTPGLIGLQNHGVNVSHSFSSAVGSSLSRSTTPESHVIGRPVGSAVPLMGSNVFSAEKSGIGMGNHNGHTSNMTDLSEMVSSLSGLNLSGARRAEQDSLLKSKMQLEVDSHANVLLSTPNNVNLPKHNELATDLNTFSLNERVNLLKKTASFASLRSNVHSSGNITSLPSIDFTSQVPGAYPANTKLNNMYNNHIETALRGRRDGQNLDALGNQVGSEFNSTTMDPRIIQCLQQSSGYSMHGMSSSGDPFQMRNFSDASHGDLEGLQKAYLETLLSQQKQQYELPLLSKSGLLNQGFFGSQPYGLVMPHPGKQIANSSLPSLGSGNPLFDNERLSRINTMVRSSMGGSGSTWHADIANNMETRFASSLLDEFKNNKAKPFELSDITDHVVQFSTDQYGSRFIQQKLETAPVEEKTKIFPEIVPHARALMTDVFGNYVIQKFFEHGTDSQRKELASQLTGHVLPLSLQMYGCRVIQKALEVVDVDQQSQMVSELSGAIMKCVRDQNGNHVIQKCIECVPQDRIQFIVSSFYGQVVALSTHPYGCRVIQRVLEHCDDLSTQEIIMEEIMQAVCTLAQDQYGNYVIQHILQHGKPHERTVVISKLAGQIVKMSQQKFASNVIEKCLAFGSSEERQILVNEMLGTSDENEPLQAMMKDPFGNYVVQKVLETCDDQSLELILSRIKVHLNALKRYTYGKHIVSRVEKLITTGERRIGLLA, via the exons ATGGCAAATGGGAGTAATGTGGATGCTCAAACTTTGGAGGAGAGTTTGCAGCATTTGCCAAATAGGACTATTGAAGACACCTTGCAGAGTGAGCTGGGAAGGATACTGCAAGAGCAGCGTAATCAGCAGTATACCAATCGAGATCGTGGTTATGATATTTATAGGAGTGGAAGTGCACCTCCAACAGTGGAGGGATCATTAAGTGCTTATGGTAGTCTGAGGAACTCTGATTTCAGAGGGAATAATAGTGTGAGGAGTAATAATAATGGATTTCTGACTGAAGATGAGATTCGATCACATCCGGCCTATCTTTCGTATTATTATTCACATGAGAGCATTAATCCCAGGTTGCCGCCACCATTGTTGTCAAAAGAAGATTGGCGTGTTGCACAAAGGTTTCAAGTTGGCGGGTCTTCTTCAATTGAGGGATTTGGAGACTGGAGGAAGAATGCGACCCCGAATGGCGATAGTTCATCACTATTTTCAATGCAACCAGGATTTTCAGTACAGCAGGCAGAAAATGATTTGATGGAACTGAGGAAAGCCAGTGGACGGAATCTCTCTAGGCAGAGTTCAACTCAGCTACTCGATAGACATATGGATGGTTTGGCAAGAATGTCAGGAACTGGTCTTGGTGGGAGGAGGACGTGTTTTTCTGACATTCTGCAG GATGGACTTGATCAACCTGCTTTGTCTAGCAATATGTCACGTCCAGCAAGTCACAATGCATTTGGTGATATAAGGGACTCAACTGGCATTGTTGGTCGCGAGTCCTTGGAAGGGTTGCGTTCATCAGCCTCTACCCCAGGTTTGATTGGACTTCAAAACCATGGTGTAAATGTTTCTCACAGTTTTTCATCTGCTGTGGGTTCTTCTCTGTCAAGGTCGACGACTCCTGAATCACATGTTATTGGGAGACCAGTTGGATCTGCTGTTCCTCTAATGGGTAGCAATGTGTTCTCTGCTGAGAAAAGTGGTATTGGCATGGGTAACCACAATGGTCACACTTCCAATATGACCGATCTTTCTGAGATGGTGTCCTCTTTATCAGGGTTAAATTTATCAGGTGCTAGACGTGCAGAGCAAGATAGTCTTTTGAAATCTAAGATGCAGTTGGAAGTTGATAGTCATGCTAATGTTCTGTTAAGCACGCCGAACAATGTTAATTTACCCAAACATAACGAGCTTGCAACAGACCTTAACACATTTAGTTTGAACGAGCGAGTCAATCTACTGAAAAAAACTGCTTCTTTTGCTAGTCTCCGTTCAAATGTGCATTCTTCTGGAAATATAACAAGTTTGCCAAGTATAGACTTCACTAGCCAAGTTCCTGGTGCATATCCTGCAAACACAAAATTGAATAATATGTACAATAATCATATTGAGACAG CTTTGAGGGGTCGCAGAGATGGACAAAATTTAGATGCTCTAGGAAATCAAGTTGGTTCTGAATTCAATTCCACAACTATGGATCCACGCATCATCCAATGTTTGCAGCAAAGTTCTGGTTACTCCATGCATGGAATGAGTAGTTCTGGTGATCCATTTCAAATGAGAAATTTCTCTGATGCTTCACATGGAGACTTAGAGGGACTTCAGAAAGCATATCTCGAGACACTTCTTAGTCAACAAAAGCAACAGTATGAGCTCCCACTGCTGAGCAAATCTGGGCTTCTTAATCAAGGTTTCTTTGGGAGTCAGCCATATGGTCTTGTAATGCCACATCCAGGAAAGCAGATAGCCAATTCCTCGCTTCCTTCTCTTGGATCTGGAAATCCACTGTTTGATAATGAACGTTTATCTCGCATAAATACTATGGTGAGAAGTTCAATGGGAGGTTCTGGCAGCACATGGCATGCTGATATTGCCAATAACATGGAGACCAGGTTTGCTTCATCCTTGCTGGATGAATTCAAGAACAACAAAGCCAAACCATTTGAACTTTCAGATATTACAGATCATGTAGTACAGTTCAG TACTGATCAGTACGGTAGCCGCTTTATTCAGCAGAAATTAGAAACAGCTCCTGTAGAAGAGAAGACCAAGATATTTCCTGAGATTGTTCCTCATGCTCGTGCTTTGATGACTGATGTCTTTGGCAATTATGTCATACAGAAA TTTTTTGAGCACGGTACAGATAGTCAAAGAAAGGAATTGGCCAGTCAACTTACAGGTCATGTTTTACCTCTTAGTCTGCAAATGTATGGTTGCAGAGTGATTCAGAAG GCCTTGGAGGTGGTTGATGTTGATCAGCAGAGTCAAATGGTGTCGGAGCTCAGTGGTGCAATAATGAAATGTGTACGTGACCAAAATGGAAACCATGTTATTCAGAAGTGTATAGAGTGTGTCCCTCAAGATAGAATTCAGTTTATCGTCTCATCTTTTTATGGGCAAGTTGTTGCGCTTTCTACCCACCCTTATGGGTGCAGAGTTATTCAG AGGGTTCTAGAACATTGTGATGATCTAAGTACCCAAGAAATTATCATGGAAGAAATCATGCAAGCTGTCTGCACTTTAGCACAGGATCAATATGGAAATTATGTCATTCAG CACATCCTCCAACATGGTAAACCACATGAACGGACTGTTGTTATCAGCAAGCTTGCTGGGCAAATTGTTAAGATGAGCCAGCAAAAATTTGCTTCCAATGTCATCGAGAAATGCTTGGCTTTTGGCAGTTCTGAAGAACGTCAGATTTTGGTGAATGAAATGCTTGGTACCTCTGATGAGAATGAGCCTTTACAG GCTATGATGAAAGACCCTTTTGGAAATTATGTTGTGCAAAAGGTTCTCGAGACTTGTGATGATCAAAGTCTTGAGCTGATCCTTTCTCGCATCAAGGTCCACTTAAATGCCCTGAAGCGATATACTTACGGAAAACATATAGTTTCTCGTGTAGAGAAGCTGATAACCACTGGAG AAAGGCGCATAGGGTTGTTGGCCTAA